The following coding sequences lie in one Klebsiella huaxiensis genomic window:
- the hemW gene encoding radical SAM family heme chaperone HemW, with the protein MANLPPLSLYIHIPWCVQKCPYCDFNSHALKGEVPHDDYVQHLLNDLRADAPYAQGREIGTIFIGGGTPSLLSGPAMQTLLDGVRECLPLAADAEITMEANPGTVEADRFVEYQRAGINRISIGVQSFSEQKLQRLGRIHGPQEAKRAANLASGLGLRSFNLDLMHGLPDQSLEEALDDLCQAIALNPPHLSWYQLTIEPNTLFGSRPPVLPDDDALWDIYEQGHRLLSAAGYQQYETSAYAKPGYQCQHNLNYWRFGDYLGIGCGAHGKVTFPDGRILRTAKTRHPRGYMEGRYLERQHDVETADKPFEFFMNRFRLLEAAPRDEFSRYTGLEERTIRPQIEAAIAQGYLTEDEHNWQITEHGKLFLNSLLELFLSE; encoded by the coding sequence ATGGCTAATTTGCCACCCCTGAGCCTCTATATTCACATTCCATGGTGCGTGCAAAAATGCCCGTACTGCGATTTTAACTCGCATGCGCTGAAGGGGGAGGTACCGCACGACGACTACGTTCAACATCTACTGAACGATTTGCGGGCCGACGCCCCCTATGCACAGGGACGTGAGATTGGGACTATTTTCATCGGTGGCGGTACGCCGAGTCTGCTTTCAGGCCCGGCGATGCAAACTCTGCTCGATGGCGTGCGCGAGTGTCTGCCGCTGGCGGCAGATGCAGAGATTACCATGGAAGCCAACCCTGGCACCGTGGAAGCGGATCGTTTCGTCGAGTATCAGCGTGCGGGTATCAACCGTATCTCTATCGGCGTGCAGAGCTTTAGCGAACAGAAGCTCCAGCGCCTTGGACGCATTCATGGCCCACAAGAGGCGAAGCGCGCGGCAAACCTGGCAAGCGGACTGGGGCTGCGCAGTTTTAATCTCGATTTAATGCACGGCCTGCCGGATCAATCTCTGGAAGAGGCGCTGGACGATCTATGTCAGGCGATTGCGCTCAACCCGCCTCATCTCTCCTGGTATCAGTTGACCATCGAACCTAACACCCTGTTCGGTTCACGTCCTCCTGTGCTACCGGATGATGACGCGCTGTGGGATATTTACGAGCAGGGGCACCGTTTGCTCAGCGCTGCGGGCTATCAGCAATATGAAACCTCCGCCTACGCTAAACCGGGCTATCAGTGCCAACATAACCTGAACTACTGGCGCTTTGGCGACTATTTGGGGATTGGCTGCGGCGCGCACGGCAAAGTGACCTTCCCGGACGGGCGTATTCTGCGAACGGCAAAAACTCGTCACCCGCGCGGCTATATGGAAGGCCGCTACCTCGAACGCCAGCATGATGTGGAAACCGCCGATAAACCATTCGAGTTCTTTATGAACCGTTTCCGCCTGCTGGAAGCGGCACCACGTGATGAATTCAGCCGCTACACAGGCCTTGAGGAACGCACGATCCGCCCGCAAATCGAGGCGGCGATTGCCCAGGGTTATCTGACGGAAGATGAGCATAACTGGCAAATTACCGAGCACGGTAAGCTGTTTTTAAATTCCCTTCTCGAGTTATTCCTTAGCGAATAA
- a CDS encoding XTP/dITP diphosphatase, with product MQKVVLATGNPGKVRELASLLADFGLDIVAQTELGVDSAEETGLTFIENAILKARHAAQITGLPAIADDSGLAVDALGGAPGIYSARYSGEGATDQRNLEKLLETLKDVPDDKRQAQFHCVLVYLRHAEDPTPLVCHGSWPGIIAREAVGNGGFGYDPIFFVPTEGKTAAELSREEKSAISHRGRALKLLLEALRNG from the coding sequence ATGCAAAAAGTTGTTCTCGCCACCGGCAACCCCGGTAAAGTGCGCGAGCTGGCCTCGCTGCTGGCTGATTTCGGCCTCGATATCGTCGCTCAAACCGAACTGGGTGTGGATTCAGCCGAGGAAACCGGCCTGACGTTTATTGAAAACGCCATTCTAAAAGCGCGTCATGCCGCGCAGATCACTGGGTTACCGGCCATTGCCGATGACTCCGGCCTGGCAGTCGATGCGTTAGGCGGCGCACCGGGTATCTATTCCGCCCGCTATTCCGGCGAAGGCGCTACCGACCAGCGCAATCTGGAAAAGCTGCTTGAAACCCTGAAGGACGTTCCGGACGATAAACGTCAGGCGCAATTTCACTGCGTACTGGTTTATCTGCGCCATGCAGAAGATCCGACACCGTTGGTCTGCCACGGTAGCTGGCCGGGCATAATCGCCCGCGAAGCCGTAGGCAACGGTGGCTTTGGTTACGACCCGATTTTCTTTGTTCCGACGGAAGGTAAAACCGCTGCGGAACTGAGCCGCGAAGAAAAAAGCGCAATTTCCCATCGTGGACGTGCGCTGAAACTATTACTGGAAGCATTACGTAATGGCTAA